Proteins found in one Solitalea lacus genomic segment:
- a CDS encoding rhodanese-like domain-containing protein yields METSNKCIALESLKEALDNESNIVIFDVRSPEEYTERHIPGAINIPLDTVESALPNLDKGKLYITVCKKGGGRSEAGAEKLKQAGYNATWLCGGTLGWFE; encoded by the coding sequence ATGGAAACCTCAAACAAATGCATTGCTCTTGAAAGTTTAAAAGAAGCACTGGACAATGAAAGTAATATTGTGATTTTTGATGTAAGAAGTCCAGAAGAATATACCGAAAGGCATATTCCAGGGGCAATCAATATTCCGCTGGACACGGTGGAGAGCGCATTGCCAAATTTAGACAAAGGCAAGCTTTATATAACCGTTTGCAAAAAAGGAGGAGGGAGATCGGAAGCTGGAGCAGAAAAACTGAAACAAGCTGGCTATAATGCGACCTGGCTTTGTGGAGGTACTTTGGGCTGGTTTGAATAA
- a CDS encoding RDD family protein, with protein MNEVLENSEKQSGAGELHIVPSYTRFINYVIDYLFLSTAMSFFMPNAELDFNKYQTIQDFLSDPIFIKFSIINFAVTLLYYLVCESVFGQTVGKFVTRTHVVDDYGNKPGFLRILARTLCRAIPLEALSFLFTPIGWHDSISKTYVVRKQPSLISQR; from the coding sequence ATGAATGAAGTTCTAGAAAATAGCGAGAAACAAAGTGGAGCAGGGGAGTTACACATTGTACCCTCATATACAAGGTTTATAAACTACGTTATCGACTACTTATTTCTGAGTACAGCCATGTCGTTTTTTATGCCCAATGCCGAACTTGATTTCAATAAATACCAAACCATTCAGGATTTTCTGTCTGATCCAATATTTATAAAGTTTAGTATAATAAACTTTGCAGTCACGCTATTATACTATTTGGTATGCGAAAGTGTTTTTGGTCAAACCGTAGGCAAGTTTGTTACACGAACGCATGTTGTGGATGATTATGGAAACAAACCCGGGTTTTTAAGAATACTAGCAAGAACTTTGTGCAGAGCCATTCCCCTTGAAGCTTTATCATTTCTGTTTACACCCATAGGTTGGCATGATTCTATTTCTAAAACATATGTTGTAAGGAAACAACCGTCACTTATTTCACAGAGATAA
- a CDS encoding GyrI-like domain-containing protein encodes MSSQAGYILTQFTPFTFVGKSIRTSNETAEADIGNLWRQFLEQKWYDAIEHKSGDRIIGLYYNYEGDFTKPYSFAIGCRVENTESVPEGMIVIEIPESNYAEFISKGTIPDCIADTWIKIWNSDIERSYTFDIEVYSLDDLQSDNAQVPIFISVK; translated from the coding sequence ATGAGCAGTCAAGCAGGTTACATTTTAACTCAATTTACTCCCTTTACCTTTGTAGGGAAATCAATTCGGACATCAAATGAAACTGCTGAAGCAGATATCGGTAATCTGTGGAGACAATTTTTAGAGCAAAAATGGTATGATGCAATCGAGCATAAGTCAGGTGATAGAATCATTGGATTGTATTATAATTATGAAGGTGATTTTACCAAACCTTATTCATTTGCAATCGGATGCAGAGTTGAAAATACTGAATCAGTTCCTGAAGGGATGATAGTAATAGAAATTCCGGAATCGAATTATGCCGAATTCATCTCAAAAGGTACTATTCCTGATTGTATCGCTGATACTTGGATTAAAATCTGGAATTCGGATATTGAACGCAGTTACACGTTCGACATTGAAGTATATTCCTTGGATGATTTACAATCGGATAATGCCCAGGTTCCGATATTTATCTCTGTGAAATAA
- a CDS encoding acyl-CoA dehydrogenase family protein, whose translation MSLLTTEDQIKRSSKQDLYESPDYYLLDELLTEEQKLIRSSVREFVKKEISPIIEEYAQQAKFPRHLVKKLGEIGAFGPTIPVEYGGGGLDYISYGIIMQELERGDSGIRSTASVQGSLVMYPIYAYGSEEQRRKYLPKLGSGEWLGCFGLTEPDFGSNPSGMITNIKDAGDHYILNGAKMWISNAPFADLAVVWAKDEQGIIRGMVVERGMEGFSTPETHNKWSLRASATGELVFDNVKVPKENVFPNVQGLKGPLGCLNQARYGIAWGALGAAMDCYDTALRYSKERVQFDKPIGAFQLQQKKLAEMITEITKGQLLVWRLGVLKSENRATAAQISMAKRNSVETALNIARDARQMLGGMGITGEYPIMRHMMNLESVVTYEGTHDIHLLVTGMDVTGFNAFK comes from the coding sequence ATGTCATTACTCACCACTGAAGATCAAATTAAACGATCGTCTAAACAAGATTTGTACGAATCACCTGATTATTATTTGCTCGATGAATTGTTAACCGAGGAGCAAAAACTTATTCGTAGTTCAGTTAGAGAATTCGTTAAGAAAGAAATATCCCCAATTATTGAGGAATATGCCCAACAAGCCAAATTTCCAAGGCATTTGGTAAAGAAACTGGGAGAAATAGGTGCCTTTGGTCCGACCATTCCGGTTGAGTATGGTGGAGGCGGATTAGATTATATTTCCTACGGCATCATTATGCAAGAATTGGAGCGTGGTGATTCAGGCATACGTTCTACTGCTTCTGTTCAAGGATCGTTGGTAATGTATCCGATTTATGCCTATGGATCCGAGGAACAACGTCGTAAATATTTACCAAAATTAGGTTCTGGTGAATGGTTAGGCTGCTTTGGCTTAACAGAACCGGATTTTGGCTCCAATCCGTCAGGAATGATAACCAACATTAAGGATGCAGGTGATCATTATATTCTAAACGGAGCTAAAATGTGGATTTCCAATGCTCCTTTTGCTGATCTGGCAGTTGTTTGGGCAAAAGACGAACAAGGTATTATCAGAGGAATGGTGGTTGAACGTGGTATGGAAGGATTCAGTACTCCTGAAACACATAATAAATGGTCGTTACGTGCTTCTGCAACCGGTGAGTTGGTATTTGACAACGTGAAGGTGCCTAAAGAAAATGTTTTTCCAAATGTACAAGGACTAAAAGGTCCATTGGGTTGTTTGAATCAAGCACGTTATGGTATTGCCTGGGGAGCACTGGGTGCTGCAATGGATTGTTATGATACGGCATTGCGTTATTCAAAAGAACGCGTTCAGTTTGACAAGCCAATTGGCGCATTTCAGCTTCAACAAAAGAAATTAGCTGAAATGATTACTGAAATTACTAAAGGACAGTTGTTGGTTTGGCGTTTAGGAGTATTAAAAAGTGAAAACCGCGCAACTGCAGCGCAAATATCAATGGCTAAGCGAAATAGTGTGGAAACAGCCCTGAACATTGCCCGGGATGCTCGTCAAATGCTTGGAGGGATGGGTATTACGGGAGAATATCCGATTATGCGCCATATGATGAACCTTGAGTCGGTTGTTACCTACGAGGGAACACATGATATTCATTTACTGGTTACAGGTATGGATGTAACAGGATTCAATGCATTTAAATAA
- the folB gene encoding dihydroneopterin aldolase: MSFQKIHTIALNGLELFANHGYYPEEQLIGGKFRITVKVDTDFSKATETDELSQTLNYEALFSIVKTEMKIPSKLLEHVGQRIVDSIASLSVKIQRIELLLEKLNPPFTAKIESSSISIVYTKPNHAL, encoded by the coding sequence ATGTCATTTCAAAAGATTCATACGATAGCACTTAATGGCTTAGAATTATTTGCCAACCATGGCTATTACCCTGAAGAACAATTAATTGGCGGAAAATTCAGGATTACAGTTAAGGTAGATACCGATTTTTCAAAAGCAACTGAAACCGACGAATTAAGTCAGACATTGAATTATGAGGCACTTTTTAGCATTGTAAAGACGGAAATGAAGATTCCCTCTAAGCTTTTGGAACACGTTGGACAACGAATAGTGGACAGCATAGCCTCATTATCCGTTAAAATTCAACGTATTGAATTATTGCTCGAGAAGTTAAATCCTCCTTTTACCGCAAAAATTGAAAGCTCATCCATAAGTATTGTTTACACCAAACCCAACCATGCGCTTTAA
- a CDS encoding FAD-binding oxidoreductase, translating into MRFKAVDTEIIEQLKNLLGTESVFTEPETLKEYAHDETEDLYYLPELVVKPSTTEQVARLMRFCNERNIPVTPRGAGTGLSGGALPIYGGVSLSMERMNKILQIDERNLQAHVEAGVITEVLIDEVAKLNLLYPIDPSSKGSCFIGGNIAHGSGGPRVLKYGTLRDYILNLEVVLPNGEIMWTGANTLKYASGYNLTQLMIGSEGTLGVITKAVVKLIPKPCYNLLMMASFPSAELACQAVSAIFRAGMTPSALEFMERSGIEWVIKYDDIKFEVKNHIEAYLLIEVDGNNLDVLRTDCEKIGEVLYHHKCEDILLGESANEKDELWKIRRKMPLSVKANSVYKEEDTVVPRAELPTLLKGIKSIGNKYGFKSVCYGHAGDGNLHVNIIKDSMSEHDWKTKLPLGIKEIMELTVSLQGTLSGEHGIGLIQQPYMNIKFSEAHLQLMRNIKQVFDPKGILNPGKIFN; encoded by the coding sequence ATGCGCTTTAAAGCCGTTGATACAGAAATTATTGAACAGTTAAAAAACTTACTAGGAACTGAATCAGTATTTACCGAACCTGAAACGCTAAAAGAATATGCTCACGACGAAACTGAAGATCTTTATTATTTACCCGAATTAGTAGTAAAACCCAGCACAACCGAGCAGGTTGCAAGGCTCATGAGGTTTTGCAATGAACGCAACATCCCCGTAACACCGCGAGGTGCAGGAACAGGTTTAAGTGGCGGAGCCCTGCCAATTTATGGGGGAGTTTCATTATCAATGGAAAGGATGAATAAAATCCTTCAAATTGATGAACGTAATTTGCAGGCGCATGTTGAGGCAGGTGTAATTACTGAGGTGCTGATTGACGAAGTTGCAAAGCTAAATTTATTATATCCGATTGATCCGTCAAGCAAGGGATCCTGTTTTATAGGTGGAAACATTGCTCATGGTTCAGGAGGACCAAGAGTGTTGAAATACGGAACATTACGTGACTATATTTTAAACCTGGAAGTAGTTTTACCAAATGGTGAAATAATGTGGACAGGAGCCAATACTTTAAAGTACGCATCCGGTTATAACCTTACTCAATTAATGATCGGAAGTGAAGGAACACTGGGTGTAATTACCAAAGCAGTTGTAAAACTAATTCCTAAACCCTGTTACAATTTGTTAATGATGGCCTCATTTCCTTCGGCAGAGCTTGCTTGCCAGGCCGTTTCAGCAATTTTCAGAGCCGGCATGACTCCTTCGGCGCTTGAATTCATGGAGCGATCAGGCATAGAGTGGGTTATTAAATATGATGATATAAAGTTTGAAGTTAAGAATCACATTGAAGCTTATTTATTAATTGAGGTTGATGGCAATAACCTTGATGTATTACGCACTGATTGTGAAAAAATAGGAGAGGTGTTATATCATCATAAATGCGAGGATATACTTCTGGGAGAATCAGCCAATGAAAAGGATGAACTTTGGAAAATCCGTCGAAAAATGCCGTTATCTGTAAAAGCAAATTCTGTTTACAAAGAAGAAGACACTGTTGTTCCAAGAGCAGAATTACCCACACTCCTAAAGGGAATTAAAAGCATTGGCAATAAATATGGCTTCAAATCGGTTTGTTATGGCCATGCAGGCGACGGTAATTTACATGTAAACATTATTAAGGATTCGATGAGTGAGCATGATTGGAAAACAAAACTCCCATTGGGTATTAAAGAAATAATGGAACTGACCGTTAGTTTACAAGGCACTTTATCGGGAGAACATGGTATAGGCTTAATTCAACAGCCTTACATGAATATTAAATTCAGTGAAGCTCACCTTCAACTGATGCGCAATATTAAACAAGTTTTCGACCCTAAAGGAATTCTAAATCCAGGAAAGATCTTCAATTAA
- a CDS encoding Hsp20/alpha crystallin family protein, giving the protein MTLIKRSYPVRNIERVNPFAPMFNDFLESMFNNNTMPDTSFKTPAVNVVENADGYAIELAVPGLKKDDFNIDLEKNTLTVSVEKENESKEEGKNYHRREFSYTSFKRSFNLPETVDVEKIGAEYKDGVLSLTIPKKEEAQLKAKQIKVS; this is encoded by the coding sequence ATGACACTAATTAAAAGAAGCTACCCGGTTAGAAACATTGAACGCGTTAACCCATTTGCACCAATGTTTAATGACTTTTTAGAAAGCATGTTTAACAACAATACCATGCCTGATACAAGCTTTAAGACACCTGCTGTAAATGTGGTTGAAAACGCTGATGGCTATGCAATTGAACTTGCAGTTCCGGGCTTAAAGAAAGATGACTTTAACATCGATTTAGAGAAAAACACCCTTACTGTTTCGGTTGAAAAAGAAAATGAAAGCAAAGAAGAAGGCAAAAACTATCATCGCAGAGAGTTTAGCTATACTTCATTCAAACGTTCATTTAACTTACCAGAAACAGTGGATGTAGAAAAAATTGGAGCAGAGTACAAAGACGGAGTTTTAAGCTTAACTATTCCTAAAAAAGAGGAAGCACAGTTGAAAGCTAAACAGATCAAAGTCTCATAA
- a CDS encoding S9 family peptidase: protein MNRINNFGALANPTSRMKFNYKFIAFAFLLISGSQTVFAQSKEITLQDAILGRFTKFGEDRLRGLQWVGGSTNYSYVDGKNLMVASVINTKASVLVTIDDVQAATGAKFRSWPQLTWVDADHFRFSAEGKLFLFDVKAKSAKTLNSFPADAENVDIEYTDSKAAYTKGDNLFVSINGAEVQVTNDTQWGIKNGKSTHREEFGISKGTFWSPNGSLLAFYREDATMVTDYPLVNTDVRPAKLENIKYPMAGMKSHEVTVGVYNPATKKTVFLQTGEPKEQYLTNIHWGNDDKSIYIAVVNREQNELKYNQYDAATGQFVKTLFTETHPKYVHPEHEAINLKNSFLWQSETKGYNQFYQYDFNGKLIKHINTGKIIVRKYLGVDATETKLFFTGNHADSIDMQVYVVDLKKKPGKLGVYAASRLTNESGYHDQASLSADAKYILDPFSSPAVPQKVNLLSVDGKTSVALLNSKNPIADYKFGSNTLVQLKANDGTLLHGRMIKPFDFDPSKKYPVVVYVYNGPNVQMVTNTWTTGASYWMYYLANKGYIVFTVDGRGSKNRGQAFEQATFRHLGQEEMKDQLVGVNYLKSLPFVNADKMAVHGWSYGGFMTTSLMTQYPDVFKVGVAGGPVIDWSYYEIMYTERYMDTPQANPEGFAQASLLDKAKNLKGNLMLIHGTIDPVVVWQHSQDFIKKCVESGVEVDYFVYPGHEHNVGGKDRVHLYNKVIEYIDQKLKASDNSSAKAN, encoded by the coding sequence GTGAATAGAATCAATAATTTTGGCGCTTTAGCAAATCCAACTAGTAGAATGAAGTTTAATTACAAGTTTATTGCCTTTGCGTTTCTGTTGATTTCAGGGTCGCAGACTGTTTTTGCACAAAGCAAAGAAATTACCTTGCAAGATGCTATCCTGGGGCGTTTTACAAAATTCGGAGAAGACCGCCTTCGTGGTTTGCAATGGGTTGGTGGTTCCACTAATTACAGCTATGTAGATGGTAAGAATTTAATGGTTGCTTCTGTAATTAATACGAAAGCATCGGTATTGGTTACTATTGATGATGTTCAAGCTGCCACCGGTGCAAAGTTCAGAAGCTGGCCACAGCTAACTTGGGTTGATGCTGACCATTTTCGTTTCAGTGCTGAAGGAAAGTTGTTTTTATTTGATGTAAAGGCTAAGTCGGCAAAAACACTGAACTCCTTCCCTGCTGATGCAGAGAATGTGGATATAGAATATACAGATTCAAAAGCTGCTTATACTAAGGGTGATAATCTATTTGTAAGTATCAATGGTGCTGAAGTTCAGGTAACCAATGATACCCAATGGGGAATTAAAAACGGAAAGAGTACTCACCGTGAAGAATTTGGAATTTCTAAAGGAACGTTTTGGTCGCCAAATGGCAGTCTGCTTGCATTTTACCGTGAGGATGCAACCATGGTAACAGACTATCCATTAGTGAACACCGATGTTCGTCCGGCTAAGTTGGAGAATATTAAGTATCCGATGGCAGGCATGAAAAGTCACGAAGTGACGGTTGGAGTTTATAATCCTGCGACTAAGAAAACCGTATTCCTTCAAACCGGAGAACCAAAAGAACAATACTTGACCAATATTCATTGGGGCAACGATGACAAATCAATTTACATTGCAGTTGTTAATCGTGAGCAGAATGAGTTGAAGTATAATCAATACGATGCTGCTACAGGTCAGTTTGTTAAAACCTTGTTTACAGAAACTCATCCTAAGTATGTACATCCTGAGCATGAGGCAATCAACCTGAAAAACTCATTCTTATGGCAAAGTGAAACCAAGGGTTATAACCAGTTTTATCAATATGATTTCAATGGAAAGCTGATTAAGCATATTAATACAGGTAAAATCATTGTACGCAAGTATTTAGGTGTTGATGCAACTGAAACGAAGTTGTTCTTTACAGGCAATCATGCTGATAGTATTGATATGCAGGTTTATGTGGTTGATCTTAAGAAAAAGCCAGGAAAGCTTGGTGTGTATGCTGCGTCTCGTTTAACCAATGAAAGCGGTTATCATGATCAGGCAAGCTTATCTGCAGATGCTAAATATATACTTGATCCGTTTAGCAGTCCAGCTGTTCCTCAAAAGGTAAACTTATTGTCGGTTGATGGCAAAACATCAGTAGCACTTTTAAACTCGAAGAATCCAATTGCTGATTATAAATTCGGGTCAAATACCTTAGTTCAATTAAAAGCTAATGATGGAACGTTGTTACATGGTCGTATGATTAAGCCTTTCGACTTTGATCCATCAAAAAAATATCCGGTAGTAGTTTATGTATACAATGGTCCTAACGTTCAAATGGTAACAAATACCTGGACAACTGGTGCTTCTTACTGGATGTACTATTTGGCAAATAAAGGCTATATCGTATTTACAGTAGATGGAAGAGGCAGTAAAAACCGTGGGCAAGCTTTTGAGCAAGCTACTTTCCGTCATTTAGGTCAGGAAGAAATGAAAGACCAGCTTGTTGGTGTTAACTACCTGAAATCATTGCCATTTGTAAATGCAGATAAAATGGCTGTGCACGGCTGGAGTTATGGAGGTTTTATGACCACTAGTTTGATGACACAATATCCTGATGTATTTAAAGTTGGTGTTGCAGGTGGGCCTGTTATTGATTGGAGCTATTACGAAATAATGTACACCGAGCGATACATGGATACTCCTCAGGCCAATCCTGAAGGTTTTGCACAAGCATCATTACTTGATAAAGCTAAGAACTTGAAAGGTAATTTGATGTTAATCCATGGAACAATAGATCCTGTAGTAGTTTGGCAGCATAGCCAGGATTTTATCAAAAAATGTGTTGAAAGCGGTGTGGAGGTTGATTATTTTGTTTACCCTGGTCATGAACACAATGTCGGAGGTAAAGACAGGGTTCATTTGTATAATAAAGTGATAGAATATATCGACCAAAAGCTGAAAGCTTCTGATAACAGCAGTGCTAAAGCGAATTAA
- a CDS encoding M28 family peptidase yields MKAFYLIGASLFVSGVACSQSLDGIFNEKEITRVETILAHDNMKGRATFTPSIDKAAEFISTEFKKAGLEPLDKNGSYLQTFSMVQPKFISTSATINNKNFESKNVLVFTAQPKVKITEQLNYEKGYIKAGQNLFGAAQSFIQADKNYIVQVDLSFAKNFNRLIFLKKYLFKTDKNVVFVLSNEEIKGYTIEAEHEIQDLKLSNVVGVLPGRKLKNEYVIFSSHYDHIGIENSGKPDSIYNGANDDAAGTTAVISLAKYFKSLKNNERSIIFVAFTAEEVGGFGSQYFSNQLNPAKVAAMFNIEMIGTESKWGENAAYITGFDKSNMGEIMQKNLDGTQFKFYPDPYLEQSLFYRSDNATLARKGVPAHTISTSKMDVEPNYHKVSDEVSTLNLTNMANIIKAIALSSTSIISGKDTPSRVDTTQLQ; encoded by the coding sequence ATGAAAGCTTTTTATCTTATTGGAGCTTCGCTTTTCGTTAGCGGAGTTGCTTGTTCCCAATCTTTAGATGGTATTTTTAATGAAAAAGAAATAACCAGAGTAGAGACGATTCTGGCTCACGACAATATGAAAGGAAGGGCTACATTTACTCCTTCTATTGATAAAGCTGCAGAGTTTATAAGTACTGAATTTAAAAAGGCTGGTCTGGAGCCTTTAGATAAAAACGGCTCTTATTTGCAGACTTTTTCAATGGTACAGCCTAAATTTATTAGTACTAGTGCAACTATAAATAACAAAAATTTTGAGTCGAAAAACGTATTGGTGTTTACTGCTCAGCCGAAGGTTAAAATTACTGAACAATTAAACTATGAAAAAGGATATATAAAAGCCGGGCAGAATTTATTTGGTGCTGCTCAATCCTTTATTCAAGCAGATAAAAATTATATTGTTCAGGTTGATTTATCTTTTGCAAAAAACTTTAACAGGCTCATTTTTCTTAAGAAGTATCTGTTTAAAACCGATAAAAACGTAGTGTTTGTTCTTTCAAATGAAGAGATAAAGGGTTACACAATTGAAGCCGAACACGAAATCCAGGACTTAAAATTATCTAACGTTGTTGGGGTGTTGCCTGGAAGGAAACTCAAAAATGAATATGTAATCTTCTCTTCGCATTATGATCATATTGGAATTGAGAATTCAGGAAAACCGGATTCTATTTATAATGGAGCAAATGATGATGCGGCCGGAACAACTGCTGTGATTTCTTTGGCTAAGTATTTCAAATCACTAAAAAATAACGAACGCTCGATAATTTTTGTAGCTTTTACAGCTGAAGAAGTCGGCGGATTTGGTTCCCAGTATTTTTCAAACCAGTTAAATCCTGCAAAGGTTGCAGCCATGTTTAATATTGAAATGATTGGTACCGAAAGTAAATGGGGCGAAAACGCAGCTTATATTACCGGTTTTGATAAATCAAATATGGGTGAGATTATGCAGAAAAACCTTGATGGAACTCAGTTCAAGTTTTATCCGGATCCTTATCTAGAGCAAAGTTTGTTTTACCGAAGCGATAACGCTACCCTAGCCCGTAAAGGTGTGCCTGCGCATACTATCTCAACCTCTAAGATGGATGTTGAGCCAAATTATCACAAAGTTTCTGACGAAGTAAGTACGTTGAATTTAACCAATATGGCTAATATAATTAAAGCTATTGCTTTAAGCTCTACTTCAATTATCAGCGGAAAAGATACTCCTAGCAGAGTAGATACTACTCAGTTGCAATAA
- the bioD gene encoding dethiobiotin synthase produces MSHSQKKPYFITGIGTGIGKTLVSAIVVEKLHADYWKPVQSGDLDTADTLTVQSLVSNQTSIFHPETYRLTQPFSPHKSAEIDGVTIELNKFKLPQTSNQLIIEGAGGLMVPLNDKDLIVDLIQKLGAEVILVSKNYLGSINHTLLSIELLKSRLIPIKGIVFNGETNANSEEYILNYSKLNCLGRIPEISDISKETISALGNLINLTA; encoded by the coding sequence ATGAGCCATAGTCAAAAAAAACCTTATTTTATTACAGGAATTGGTACCGGAATTGGAAAAACATTGGTATCGGCAATAGTAGTTGAAAAGCTACATGCTGATTATTGGAAACCGGTACAATCAGGTGATTTGGATACTGCTGATACCCTAACCGTACAATCATTGGTTAGTAATCAAACATCAATTTTTCATCCTGAAACATACCGATTAACCCAACCATTTTCACCACATAAATCTGCTGAAATTGATGGTGTAACTATTGAACTGAATAAGTTTAAGCTACCTCAAACCAGCAATCAATTAATTATTGAAGGTGCTGGCGGTTTAATGGTTCCCTTGAATGACAAGGATTTGATTGTTGACCTTATCCAAAAGTTAGGTGCTGAAGTGATTTTGGTTTCCAAAAACTATTTGGGAAGCATCAATCATACCCTGTTATCCATAGAATTATTAAAAAGCAGATTGATACCTATAAAGGGAATCGTTTTTAATGGTGAAACTAATGCCAATTCTGAAGAGTATATCCTTAATTACTCAAAATTGAATTGCTTAGGCAGAATTCCAGAAATTTCTGACATATCTAAGGAGACTATTTCAGCCTTAGGAAATTTAATTAATTTAACAGCTTAG
- the nagA gene encoding N-acetylglucosamine-6-phosphate deacetylase, which produces MYAITNSTIYTGTGLEYRKAILIDENSIIDIINEKDLPSDIRTFNLNGLNLAPGFIDLQVYGGDAILFSTNASKQGLYRIAESFQKVGTTSFLITIPTSSPETISKCIKATREYLDEGGPGLIGLHLEGPFINAEKKGAHIERFIQPLTIKHLKKLVDESAGAVKMITVAPEQCTEECVEFLHENNIIVSVGHSNATYDQANGVFNMGVKVATHLFNAMSGFNHREPGLVGAIYDSESVYSSIIPDGVHTDFASVRISKKIMKDRLFIITDAVVENLKGDYVYKAETDRFVDVNGTLAGSALTMMKAVKNCIEKAGIDVEEALRMASTGPAKVINLDHYLGKVAPGYAADFVVFDDNYNVHYTIANGEIITND; this is translated from the coding sequence ATGTATGCGATAACAAATTCTACCATTTACACCGGAACCGGTCTCGAGTATCGTAAGGCTATTTTAATTGATGAAAACAGTATCATTGATATTATTAACGAAAAAGATCTGCCAAGTGATATACGGACCTTTAATTTAAACGGATTAAATCTTGCTCCGGGTTTTATTGACTTACAGGTTTACGGGGGCGATGCCATTTTATTTTCTACCAATGCAAGCAAACAAGGGCTTTATCGAATTGCCGAAAGTTTTCAAAAAGTAGGTACCACCAGCTTTTTGATCACCATTCCAACCAGTTCACCAGAAACCATCTCTAAATGTATTAAAGCAACCAGAGAGTACCTGGACGAAGGCGGACCGGGTTTAATTGGTTTGCATTTAGAAGGACCTTTCATAAATGCGGAGAAAAAAGGAGCTCATATTGAACGGTTTATACAGCCCTTAACAATCAAACACCTGAAAAAACTGGTTGACGAAAGTGCAGGAGCTGTAAAAATGATTACAGTGGCTCCGGAACAGTGTACTGAAGAGTGTGTTGAGTTCTTACATGAAAATAATATTATTGTTTCTGTAGGGCACAGTAATGCTACTTATGATCAGGCTAATGGTGTATTCAATATGGGGGTAAAAGTAGCTACTCATCTGTTCAATGCCATGTCAGGGTTTAATCATAGGGAACCAGGTTTGGTTGGTGCCATTTATGATTCAGAATCGGTTTATTCAAGTATTATTCCTGATGGTGTTCATACTGATTTTGCTTCAGTAAGAATCAGTAAAAAAATTATGAAAGACCGCTTGTTCATCATTACTGATGCAGTGGTTGAAAACCTGAAAGGAGATTATGTATATAAGGCTGAAACAGATAGGTTTGTGGATGTAAACGGGACTTTAGCAGGTTCGGCTCTCACTATGATGAAAGCAGTTAAAAACTGTATTGAAAAAGCGGGTATTGATGTTGAAGAAGCGCTTCGCATGGCTTCTACTGGTCCTGCAAAGGTGATTAATCTGGATCATTATTTGGGTAAAGTTGCGCCAGGTTATGCGGCTGATTTTGTGGTTTTTGATGATAATTACAATGTTCATTATACAATTGCCAATGGTGAAATAATTACTAATGATTAA